One Lepisosteus oculatus isolate fLepOcu1 chromosome 12, fLepOcu1.hap2, whole genome shotgun sequence genomic window, CTGCTATTTGCAGGAAGAACACTCCGCCCATtctaggttcaaatcctgtcCAGATCTCTGTTACAACAATGAGAATATACTTGCCTCCTCCTGTAACTCCCATGATGTTATTCTGGCATTGACATAACTGCTGCAGTTTCAGCAGGTGTGGAACATTACCACCTGGCACAGTACAGGTGTGAGGGTTCAGATATCACAGCTCCAAAGCTGGCAGGTGTGATGTCCATTATTTTATAGAGTTTTAAGCTGTTTACCAGcaattaaattcatttaaaagcaaatcCAGTACGAATAAGAATACAGAATATAAAGGCGTATGTTGCATCATgttatttctaaaatgtcaGGCACAGCCAAAGTGCATGACCCACAAATAAGGGTGTTATTATTCCATAAACCACAGACACTTGACATCGGGTGAGCCAATTATAGAAAACAGAATTCCTAATGACGCGTGTTTATACGCTGCAAACAGACGGAAGCTGCCGAAACCTACGTTGTCAGCCAGCATCAGCGCTCCCGCCTCGATGACGAACTCGTGGGACTCCTCGTCCCGGACCACAGCCGCGGTCAGACCTGCTGCGCTGGACGCCTTTCCACTGGTGTAGACCGCGCGGGGGCAGAACTCCTCCACGTGTCTGCAAGAGGACGCACAGAGCCGCTAAGAGCTCACGCTTGACAGATGGCTCTCCTTTCACACAGGCAGCACCAAGGCTCTATGCAACTACAACCAAAGGGGGCAGAGCTTCGTGCTCGGCACACTCCAACCTCCAACTCCAACTCCAGACCTGCCACACAAGGCTCCCCGGGATCCACACTCACTTGAGGAACTGGCTCTTGGCCGTACTGGGGTCGCCCACGACGCACACGTTGATGTCCCCTCGCAGCGAGGTGCCCTCCATTGTAGTCTTGGGAACTCCTCCAAACAGCATCAACAGGATGCCCCTCTTCACTTCATCATTGCCTGACAACACAAACAGATCAAAATAAACGTTTTCAACACGTAGAAAATTACACCACCTCAAATGCCAGCATGGAGTGGCTAAAGTTAAAACTgatcaaaatgcatttttagcaCTCAGGTTTGTGGAGCACTAATTTAACACAAGGTTAAAttagttttttaatttagacatttctaaaggttactttTTCCCAATATATTCCTCAAGACTCACCATGTATAGTGGGGAACAGGCTGGTGCAGAGATTGTGATAGAGGTTCTTGTCCTGGCTCATCTCAAACACTTTCTCCCACTCCTTAACAGACATCTGGTTCTTTATACTCTCGGCTGTCTGCTCTTCATCTCGTAGCTCCTTTCCTCCAAACTGGAACGAAGAGAATCTCTTAACACTGTCTTTCAAAGACAAGCTAACTGCAGAAAACAACCATAGAACCATGAAGTGTCGCTCTCACCCTGGGGTTAGTTGGAGCCACGTGACAGGCCAGGAAGGCTAGCTTATAGGACAGGTCTCTCACACCCAGAGCTCGAAGGCCCCGCAGGCCCTCGTTCTCGTAGCCCTGCGAGCCAGAGGGGCGAGCACCCGTCTCCGCCCGCACACCTGCAATAGCAGCGGGGGAACATCAGGGGTTTCATTTAGTGTAATGACTTAACAATGTCACTAACTTAAAAGCAACTTGAAACGAAAAAGAAATCAACCATGCCACCCAAGATCCCAGTGTTTCATGAGGTCGCGTTCAGTGTCAGAAGAGGCCGGGTACCTGGTGTGGCTAGCTGGGACACATCTGGGACGACAATCAGGGTGCCCACAAAGTCGCACTTGTCCCCCGCCTGCGCCGACTCCACGGCCTCAGAGCGCAGGATGACCTCCATGCTGCGAGGGATGCTTCCACGCGGCAGCTCCGCCTGTGTCTCCTGGATTCGCACCTGGAGCGAGAAACTGTCAGGGTTACAAATGGAGCAACATTCACTCCTGCACAGCAGGAAGGACTGCATCCTCTGATCCAAGGGCGCCTTTATCAAGGCACAACAGCACCAAGGTTACAGACAGACTTGTGATGGGTAGCAATGGCTTCCTATCTGGAACTCCAAGGGGCATGAAGCAACAGTGCGGATGAGCATTTCAGGATAGAAACTGAAGAGCTCCCAGTCCCAGGCCCGCAACCCACCTTCTGGAAGTCGATGAACCGGGACTTGTTGGTGTCCAGCATGAACCGGCGCCGGTTGTTGCAGACAGGGTTGCGGCAGATGTTGGGCTGGGTGTACTTGAACTGCTGCTCCACATCCTTCACCACGGTCTGGCAGTCCAGGCACAGGAAGGTGCCGCTGACCAGCTCCGGGTGAACGGGGTGAGTGCGCACCACCTGTCCACTGATCCTCACCAGCGACCCGATCTGCACTGAGGTCAGCTCCCGGATCCTGGGCACAGGACAGACATCACAGTACAGGCACACCACTTGCCCTCTTTAGCCTACCACTGAAACATCACTCAGACTTAACATCCATTACAAAGGCAAAGGCTTAAATTCACACACAGCACGGGCTTGAAACTAATTTCACCAAAAGAACTAACAAACCCAGCACTGGGATTGTGAGCTTTAAACTATGTGAGCTGTAACAGCTGCGATCATATTGCACTGGGCCAATCACAGACATCCAACAGCTTCTCCTTCACTCCTGCGTGGAGAACACTGCTGTCATGGCCTCTTACTTGTGTCTGGTGGGAACATCCTGGATCGCCACATAGAACTCCTTGCTGGCTGGAACATTTCCATGATCTCGGGCGAAATTTTTCACAGCTCGGCACACATAGGGATACACTCTGAAAGATCAAAATACATGATTTTAgggaaaatgagaaaacaagCGAAGCGGACAGCAATCAACACCTCACAGGGCAGCGGCGTGCTAGTTCCGATGCAGCTCATGGGCTACCTGTAAAACTCTTCCTGCACGGTGGTGGCCAGCTGCTGGTTGAACTGCTCCAGGTCAGCAAAGCTGACGAGCAGCGTGTTTCTCTCGGGCCGGATCAGCTCCTCCGCGTCCCGCAGGTACTTCACCTCGCCGTCGCTGTTCTGAAACCTGCGACACGAGTAGAGGAATCCTGTCACTGCCGGGCAGCAACTCCACCGTCGCTACACAAAGCTTTACAAGTGCAACGTTAAAAACAGCTCTCGCAAACTCGCACTTTCTTACAGCGAACAGTGATCAGCACAAAGCAACGCTACAGCGATGCGTTTTAACCCCTTCACAGACTGGCCTTGAGTTGAAGTGGCTGAAATTGGCttctctttttaattaaaggttTCGTGACATAAACGGATTTAAATACACTgcaaaaagcctcaggcactttTAACCAACACGGAACTTCTTTGTATACAAAACTATTGGATTAACAATTATAGTCAATATGACTTCACTGCTGTTGATCCACAACAGGACGCACAATGGAAAAACATGTCGGCAAGATAAACTACCCAAACCCAACATTAAGGGTGAATAATATTTCAAATTGATTTTAATGAACGCACGAAAAATCAATAAAGTTATTCTTGAGAAAGATTAAAGATCCCACCAATTCCTACTCGTCCTGTATTCGTTAATAATGCACAACCGTATAGGCTTTTCTGGATACTTAGCAGACTACAGGAGCTGCAGCACACTTTCAAAGTCGCGTTTCAATCTTAACCACTTACTCCTCCAAGAAATCCTGGAATAATTTCTGACACTTCTCTGCTAAATCGTCTTTGATTTGCTGTCCAGGAGCACCCGCTGCAGGTTCTGCGAGATCCATGTTTCTTTAAAACCCTTATAAGCCcagtaaaagaataaaaaactcAGACACAGGCACGCAGCCCCACACTTCCAGTGCTCCGAGAAAGTTTCGCGCCAGAGCAATTTCCCACGTGTTAGCGTTCCCGCCACCAGGAACCAATCATAGCTATTGCTTTTTTACATCGACGCCTTCCCGCGAGTTTTGGGCCAATCAGCGTCCCGATGTGGAGTGGGTGTGTCTTACAATGAAAACCTGTATGAGACATGAGGAGGGTACAACATccggacaagaaacaaaatggaGAGGGTTTGCAAGTTTTTATGTTGTGGTGTTCGATTTCTGTTCTTGCTCAACAACTAAATAATCGTTACAATGCAGAAATTACTTTACTATTCGGAAACGGATGATTATACAGACGTGAACTCCGAAATTCAAGCATGTAGGGCAACGTAATTTCAGTTTTACTACAGATCATCCGAACAAAAACTGAATAATCATAATTTAAAACCGAACAGAAATATTTAGGATGAAGTTTCTTACTGAGAGTGTACCGAAACGGATTACTGACTCAGTGGTAAGACATAATTATAGGCTCGTATACAACAGCGTTCTTAATAAGCGCACGACTAGTAAAACTGCGTTAAAATGTAAAGATACaggtgtaacgcttacggccgacaggcgctgtgtaagagccggcgtaccagagcgggtgacgtcaccgcccttccctgtgatagcaggaccacagctactgggctgtggagagatctctctttggctcacggggctaggtcgctgcagagagacgcggaagtcccgggttcgagccccggacggtgcaggggccgacctgatgcggcaagggcgcccgcctgagcccccgttgcgttacacaGGAATTTCATAGTTACTCGGGTTAAGCACTGAAGCAAACAATCCGTTAGAAACGTGATTAGGGATGTATGATGAcgtagaaataataataataataataataaagcccCGATCTCCCGAGAGGCTCAGATGCGGTCACAGGtgttactattattatttatacttttaTTTAGAAAGTTCAGAAGTGAGTCAGAGAATTTGTCTAATAGGAAAGGCATTCCAGAACAAAGAAGCAGCGACAGAAAAGGCACCAACAGGTAGATTCAGTGCTGGGTACAGGAAGCAGAGGACCAGCCTCGACCAACTGGAGCTACAGGAGGGAGTGTAAACACGGAGGAGTTCAGAAATGTAAGGTGGACCCAAATTATTTAGAGCCTTAAAAGTCAGTTACAAGATCTAATAATGAATATATTACTCAGTAGGCCATATTGCAACTTTCTGAGAAGAGTGTTGGGGATCCTATAGACCAAGGAGTTGTAGAAACCAAATTCATGGTGTCATGCAGACGAGATAAGTGACAGAGGGTGAGACCAAAGGAGGAAGAAGTTTTCACATAAATCTGAGCATCATCTGCATAACTGAAACTGAATGCCATCTTTGCATATGTAATAAAATCCAATATACTTTATGTAATAAAGTAACATATATAATATGTTAATATGAAGCCATGGGCCCCAGACTGTGGCACACTGTGATTGACTGGGGTGATGGGATTTATAAggacaaaggaaaacaaaactgccAGTCAGATATCAGTGGAACCAGTTAAAAACAGTCAATTGATAGACCTGAAGGTTCGCAAGCAATAATGATTTACTGCATCAAAAGCCATACTAAGATCAAGGAGCACAAGAAAACTTTTAGCCTAGGAGTTGGACCAATGGGTAAATCATTCACAACCCTGATAAGTGCAGTCTCACTGCCATGATTAGGGCAAACACGACTAGAATGATTTAAACAAACCATTAGCTATTATGTGAGCCTGTAACTGATCTGCAACCACATTTTCTTAAACCTCACAGACAGAAGTGGTAAATTAGAAATTGGTCTGTAGTTGTAATAGAATCGGAATCCAAGACAGGTTTCTTTCATATAGGAATGATTGATGGAGTCTTTAAAGTAGTACAGAATATACccattgttaataataataataataataataat contains:
- the mcm6 gene encoding DNA replication licensing factor MCM6; this translates as MDLAEPAAGAPGQQIKDDLAEKCQKLFQDFLEEFQNSDGEVKYLRDAEELIRPERNTLLVSFADLEQFNQQLATTVQEEFYRVYPYVCRAVKNFARDHGNVPASKEFYVAIQDVPTRHKIRELTSVQIGSLVRISGQVVRTHPVHPELVSGTFLCLDCQTVVKDVEQQFKYTQPNICRNPVCNNRRRFMLDTNKSRFIDFQKVRIQETQAELPRGSIPRSMEVILRSEAVESAQAGDKCDFVGTLIVVPDVSQLATPGVRAETGARPSGSQGYENEGLRGLRALGVRDLSYKLAFLACHVAPTNPRFGGKELRDEEQTAESIKNQMSVKEWEKVFEMSQDKNLYHNLCTSLFPTIHGNDEVKRGILLMLFGGVPKTTMEGTSLRGDINVCVVGDPSTAKSQFLKHVEEFCPRAVYTSGKASSAAGLTAAVVRDEESHEFVIEAGALMLADNGVCCIDEFDKMDMKDQVAIHEAMEQQTISITKAGVKATLNARTSILAAANPIGGRYDRSKSLKQNVNLTAPIMSRFDLFFILVDDCNEVTDYAIARRIVDLHSRVQESIDRLYTLEEIRRYLLFARQFKPKISKESEDFIVEQYKRLRQRDGSGVAKSAWRITVRQLESMIRLSEAMARMHCCDEVQPKHVKEAFRLLNKSVIRVETPDVNLQQEEEPEEEEEEVAGGVDGHAVLAGVNGEVNGVAGHADDGMDTAAGKPHLRLSFTEYRRISNLIVLHLRKAEEDDDESGLKKSAVINWYLKEIESEIDSEEELINKKKIIEKVIHRLVHYDHILIELSQSALKGSQTASEPEEAFLVVNPNYTLED